ATACATGTCAATTGTCGAACTTTTATGGAAGCGCCGCCTTCCAATACCTTCCAACAGTATACCAATCATGTTACTCCTTCTGCTTCACCAAGCGCAACAAGCCACtcgcaaaagcaaatgtttgACTGGCAGCAACCGATGATGCAACCGTACCGGAACGATAGTTCCGGAGTCCGGTATATCTCCCCACCGGATGTATCAGCAAAAAGGACGATGCACTGCATACAGAGTCGCTCCTCTTTTGAAGGAATGAGAGAATTCCGACATCCGTATCCGCATGGCGTTTGCTCAACAATGAATGTTGGCGTGTCCCGGGAACGTCACATACAACACCAAAAGAGACTAAGTTCGAACCCGATGAACTCAGGTTGGTGTCAAGGTCCTTCAAAGAGAGTACGTGAGGGATATCAGGACATAGCTCCACGACAGCCGCGTCATCCGCAACAGGATTACGGTCAAATGGAACAGTTTGACGTAAATTTACTTTCCATGGAGCAGCACGACGCCGCCCGCCACATGCCTACGCCTTTCGTGAGCTCCGAGTCTTCGAAAACTCGAGGCCAGGAAGACAACTTTACGTTAAACTCGGCGGCGCGACTGGCTTACATGGAGCGTCAGAATGGGGTATTCTCACAACAGCAAAACTTCCAACGTCACCAGAGTGACCTTCAACAGATTAAGGACGTGGATATATTCAGCCCCGAGGATATTGAAGGCATCGCATTTGAAAGCATGGATGAATTTTTACCTCCACCTTCCGTGCAGTCAGCCCCATCCCAGGACGATGACAACCTTCGCACTTACGTCTTGCGCATGCTCCAGGAGCTTTAACCTGAATTTTGACTGCACCTAACATAAGTAATCTGGAATATAAGAGCACTCTTTACTGTTTAGTATTGGATGTCACGGATAGGACAATCAATATACCAAGCGAGCGTTTTTTTTGGTCGATTCTTTAGTAGCGGTCAACCTTCACCGAGTGAATTATTTTACAACTTGAAAATGTTGAGGACAGCGAGCCTTTCAGTGATTGAATCAGGTGATAGCCGTCCTCCCATGCGAGCAAGTATTCGGTGGAATCCGCCTTCTGGTAACTCTGTATATGCCTTCTCTAAATAGGCTGCAGGTAAACCGAAGCGGATCATACCAATGGTGGCATCCGCCCAATCGCCTTTGCGCACGGCGTTCACCAGCAACTCATCGGCCTGACTTCCTTCGGGAGGAGTCCAAGTCGTCAGCTTGTGGTGCTGCAACACAATTTCACGCAGGGTCACAAAGTCAGCGTCCTGCAGATCTTGGACGGAACCACTTTTGTCGTTCTTGCGCAGATCTCGCAACAGGAGCGCGGCGGACGGGTCCAGATAGTCCAACTTACCGTCCGTCCACAGAGCAATATCGTGATACGCGAGTGCCAGCGCCATGAGATTGACTTGACGGTTCGTAACGTTTCGGAGTCCACCCAAGTGATGTACCGCAAAGCTCAAAACCCGTAAACAGTGATTCCGGTACGCATCAAATTCATCGCCCAGCTGTCCAACGTGTTGAAAGAGGGCGTCGTCGAGAGTATCGTGTTCGTGAAAAACAAAGAACTCTGACGACGATGGCAGCTCCCCCGCCGAACGACCAAACCACATTGGGTTCCATCGGAGTAGCTGAGCCaacgaaagagaaaggagAAGGAGCAGTATGCTTCCAAAAGATATAGCCGCCATATTCGATACTGCCAGAGGACAAGCTTGTTCCAACTAATGGGAGGGAAGCGAGATGGAAGTCCTACCGAGAAGAGGATGTCCGAATGCCAGTGCAGCCGGTTTTTGCGGCGTTCAGTTTTATGTGCAAAATCGTTCGGAAATGCCACCGTCTGAAACCAGATTCTGGTATTCAGAAAGAGGAAAATCGCATATATATCGAAAAAGGACATAAGCACGTATCGGAGAATGCGAGCATTTTACCTTTATTCACTTTTTTGAGCTCTATAGTCATTAATTGTAAAATAACTGATCGATGGAAAGATCAAGAAAAGTACAGGCGCCAAAGTGAAGTTACATTGGTGGATCTTCAAAGCGTACCGGCCTATCCATCACTTTGCCGATCCATTCACGGTCAACGTCAAGCCTTCTTCATTCTCTGCATGCTTTCCGACTCTCTTTGCAAAGAGCATGGGGCTGGTAAACAACATATGGGTAGTGCACACTGTCGAAACAATAGTTTATTTCTTCCAGTTTTTCCGCGGGCACACCGACCTTGTGGGTATTGCGATTCATTCCAATCGCTTTCACGCCTGACATACGATCTATTCCAAGGCGCCGCTGTACCCCTTGCTTCCCGCacaatagcaacaacaaaaacgttTTTTACCTTTCTTGCCGATTGGAAGTTACAACAGAGTCAAGGCTCTGGCTTCGACGACTTTAGTTTCGGTATCAGCTTTCTCCAAAAATTTGTATTTTATCGGGATCCGCCAGCAAGATCTAATGAAGAACCAATCGCCTCACCACTTCTGCGGTAAATACCATTTACGTCAAAGTGATACCCAGGAGGGAAGGAACGTTCCCTATTTCCATTAGCAAGCCGTAGAAGCTTGCCCATTATCAAGCTGCGAAagcaaggaagaagctgaaaTCGCAAGTGTcgtcactcactgtcaacaccaCGATTGTAAATTGCTGCAGGCAAACAtatgtcacagtcagcgcaAATGACTACACAAAGCATTGGTTACAACCAATATTTATGCCATTGCGCAGGAGATTTAATGCCTTTGTGTGTGTTGGCCTGTGACACGATCCTGATAAAACGCCCGGTCAGGTATCGCGATTGAACCAAGAGTCGTGGCGTTCAAAATCAACTTGCCTAGGAGGGTTTATCGCcggcttttgaaaaattgGTATTTCTTGAATGGAAACCAGCGGAATCGATCGCAATGTATTTTTAATTGGCGCGAGCATTGCAACCCTCTTGATAAATTATACTGATGGTCAGCCTCTAGGACTGAAACTACTGGTCCAACCTTGGAGGACTGTTTGCCAGGATTCTAGGTGTTGTGCGCACCAATTTGAATTGTTACAATAGAAGCACAGCATACTCGTTCACCATCGCGGAATTTCTGACGTTGCTCTccgcaaaaaagaaaaagtatgCAAATGAGAAGTCCCTTTTGCCTTTGACCTTCTGTCGAGAAAACGCACCTGTTCAAACGCAATCCCgagtgataaattatagccacacaatgctacaatttgatactacgttgtagatagaattgcttagccttagcattgtttgttggaacatctatctaggattcactagctctagatcttggcctcgttgccatttcctttttcctggctctgtcgtaggacagacgcagtggccagacgactgtcctcgtcgggttcattacccgtgtgtggcatgccggaggaaaatacgaagcgtctcataggaaaccaaatatttgcgttatgcacccaaatgtttgcaacatacacaactctggttccgttgcatgaggcgtataagacgactcgtcttatcaaacctgatatgctaggaacgaaatattcctgattaccatacggtttccctaacttctactctttcgtcgtattctacaaatacactcgtaagcaggtagaacttatcaGTTTACTCAGACCCAACCCAGCTCTAAttttttgagtttttgaaacctcgacaacgaatgcgTCGTCCGAGGAAGGTCACTCCCGCTGTTCCGGCCCCTGCCGCAGCGACGGACTCACCGGCTGatgccgcgtccgcatccaaagaggatgaggagttcggaggattcgactcctccgacggtGAGGAGCCTTCGGGCACCGCACCGCCATCGCCAGCATcttcggatgatgaaggtgatggcaaaaagactgcaaagcctttggctcgcagcaagaacacgtcTGACGAAGTCAGTGTGATCGAGAAAAGCGTCATCGACGCAGAGCCTCACTTGTCTAAAGACAGTGACGGTCTCGACTCCGTTCCTCGGCAAGACCGTGTTGaacgaaaggccttgatggTCGTCCTCCGTGACGTCATCTGTGTTCCATTGTCAGTTGCGGCTGCAATGTTGAACAACGGCATTAAATCATCTGATGATTTCCGTCTTCTCACGAAGGaggacatcaatgatctctgCATGCGGCTCAAAATGGGCTCCATGCATACCAAGCGAATACTCGTCTTCGCCAAATGGATGCATCACGCACCCAACTCAGTCGATgtcgccaaagagttcacgGCTTCCGTGCTACGCTTTGAGATGATGACTAGAGCCGCGGCGTCGTATGATAATGTGACTACGACGGCTGCAAAGGCTGAAAAATCGGCTACTAGCCTCTTGCCTGAACCGTTTGATGGTTcgcagaaaaagtggctcACTTTTCGTTACGGTTTCGAAGCGTGGGCAGGCGCAAGTGGGTCCACTTTTACCGCGTGCATCGCGCACCATTCGGATCGGTATTCGAAAGCCGACCCAACCGGACCCCATACGTCGCCCCGTGACGTttcagatttgtttgcactctCCCCAGTTGTCAACATCACCAGGAACGCAACAATCTTCTATACTCTCATGTCGCTAACCAGCGCTGGGGACGCCTGGGGACTTGTTGAGCCCCACGAGCACACTAAGGACGGACGCAGTGCCTGGATTTCTCTATGTGCCTTCTATGAAGGAACGAGCCAAGTGGGTCTCACTACCGAGCAGGCTCGCGCGACAGTTATGGAGTCGGTGTATACAGGACTGTCCAAACagttttccttcaccaaatATGTCGCTCGGCATATTTCTGCCAACAATGCCCTTTTGCGTAACAAGGAGGGCTATTCGGACGCTCAGAaaacgaatttctttcttaaAGGGATTACTGATCCGGCACTCCTTCCTTATAAGGCAACTGCCGAAGCGCGACTCGATGACTGGAATTTTAATCGGGTCGTCAACTACATGCGtacgtccgcgacgaaactCAGTTCCAAGGACAGAAGCGACTCACGGAACGTACGTCAGACAAAGACCACTGGCAGAGCCACCGGCAACCAACGTGGTAACGACAACAAACGGCGTGGCTCGTCCAACCGTCCGTCGAACAAGGGGGCTGAGAAACCTTCCCGCCCTCATAAACACGTCTTACCTCCTGAGCTGTGGGAAGCCCTAACCCCAGCTATCAGGGAGAGTATCTTGAGCGCAAAACGCAGTATTGCACCCCCTGGCCGTGAGGCCAAAAGGGCTAAATCCTCAGATACAGATAACTCTAGTTCAACCGTTGAATCTTATTCACAACTGCCTAGTAGTAAAAAACCTATTCGTAAACATACATGCGAAGATCACGTCCAAGTAGATTCCAGTACCCCTGAAACCCTACTTCGTGACGCACCCACAGACATTTCACCCCACGTCACCACCAAAAAAGTGACATTTGGTGCAGGTGTCCTCTTTGGTCGGTACGCTAATCGCGTATCGTTGAATCGTATGGTCCGCTCCGGCAGTCATTTCGATCAAGCCCCTTGGCGCAAGTCGGATTTCCGACTTAACGATGCGACACTAGTTCGTATTCGTCAGAACCGCTCACGCGGAACAAAAACTCCCACCAATTATGGTGAAGCGGTAATTGACACTGGTGCAGACACCGTCTGCGTCGGTGCCGGGTACTCTGTATTGTCATACACGGGTCGATCAGTCAGCCTTCGCGGTTTTCATGATGACGGTGAAACGTTTGAACGGATTCCGGTTGTCACGGCGGCAACCGCCTATGATTATGACGACGGAACAACCGTGATTCTCATCTTTCATGAGGCACTGAACCTCGGGCCCACACAGACCACCTCGCTCATtaatttgaatcaaatccgACATGCCGGACATCAAACCGATGacattccaaaatttttgtcgcaaggCAAATCCCTTCACGGCATCGAAACTCTCGACGGTGATTATATCCCGTTTGAGCTCAAAGGTCGTGCATCCCTGTTGTATTCTCGCGTA
The sequence above is drawn from the Phaeodactylum tricornutum CCAP 1055/1 chromosome 21, whole genome shotgun sequence genome and encodes:
- a CDS encoding predicted protein, producing the protein MRRPRKVTPAVPAPAAATDSPADAASASKEDEEFGGFDSSDGEEPSGTAPPSPASSDDEGDGKKTAKPLARSKNTSDEVSVIEKSVIDAEPHLSKDSDGLDSVPRQDRVERKALMVVLRDVICVPLSVAAAMLNNGIKSSDDFRLLTKEDINDLCMRLKMGSMHTKRILVFAKWMHHAPNSVDVAKEFTASVLRFEMMTRAAASYDNVTTTAAKAEKSATSLLPEPFDGSQKKWLTFRYGFEAWAGASGSTFTACIAHHSDRYSKADPTGPHTSPRDVSDLFALSPVVNITRNATIFYTLMSLTSAGDAWGLVEPHEHTKDGRSAWISLCAFYEGTSQVGLTTEQARATVMESVYTGLSKQFSFTKYVARHISANNALLRNKEGYSDAQKTNFFLKGITDPALLPYKATAEARLDDWNFNRVVNYMRTSATKLSSKDRSDSRNVRQTKTTGRATGNQRGNDNKRRGSSNRPSNKGAEKPSRPHKHVLPPELWEALTPAIRESILSAKRSIAPPGREAKRAKSSDTDNSSSTVESYSQLPSSKKPIRKHTCEDHVQVDSSTPETLLRDAPTDISPHVTTKKVTFGAGVLFGRYANRVSLNRMVRSGSHFDQAPWRKSDFRLNDATLVRIRQNRSRGTKTPTNYGEAVIDTGADTVCVGAGYSVLSYTGRSVSLRGFHDDGETFERIPVVTAATAYDYDDGTTVILIFHEALNLGPTQTTSLINLNQIRHAGHQTDDIPKFLSQGKSLHGIETLDGDYIPFELKGRASLLYSRVPTQHELDNCQHIDLTCDQPWDPNSKDWEENEAKYTRHDRSRRACYTDSVPVDILPDWPPLPVSPGSVVPDFHNRVMNPRDIVREIKYATIGASISSPRVLDVDRDKLRRILGHVPMEVVERTLTATTQLAERTGEMPLHRRYKTKFEQLRYRRLKCTLYSDTFKSSIKSSRGHTHTQGFVCGDSYFIYHYLMKAESAADQGLAEFIHNIGIPAQLHTDNAKVETLSKWKKLTSSHWIKTTVTEPYSPWQNRCEHEFGAARIHTRLVLETTKCPEQLWDYALAYVIFVRNHTARKALAWITPITAMTGDTHDISEILVFEFFEPVQYFDNPDVKFPQNKAKVGRWLGIATNVGQALCYHILTDKGTVITRSTVTPLQNLDSSALQTALATFDATIREIYQPSDFALGNKIKAPAFRRDEAMKVARRSDDPGDGNTRNRHVLYDLNEGDDHIQLDPGLTVDDFFENDSPDQDPTSLIIGTDVLLTSGAVQRQGRVTKRDRDGTPVPNDDPGNFVVEFDDGTEEVHGR
- a CDS encoding predicted protein, translating into MAAISFGSILLLLLSLSLAQLLRWNPMWFGRSAGELPSSSEFFVFHEHDTLDDALFQHVGQLGDEFDAYRNHCLRVLSFAVHHLGGLRNVTNRQVNLMALALAYHDIALWTDGKLDYLDPSAALLLRDLRKNDKSGSVQDLQDADFVTLREIVLQHHKLTTWTPPEGSQADELLVNAVRKGDWADATIGMIRFGLPAAYLEKAYTELPEGGFHRILARMGGRLSPDSITERLAVLNIFKL
- a CDS encoding predicted protein — translated: MHHDSFGSSTGFRGVDVAVLARPHLLIANIRAHENDILLGRGGKNNQHAGNQKLRRMARQYCARYHAAAKKQKPVIALELVRQVHSLSPPGRFLKHKMGGWEEATEDIAKEKVSQCLRDIVASQLKAGNSLSTLEEATIHVNCRTFMEAPPSNTFQQYTNHVTPSASPSATSHSQKQMFDWQQPMMQPYRNDSSGVRYISPPDVSAKRTMHCIQSRSSFEGMREFRHPYPHGVCSTMNVGVSRERHIQHQKRLSSNPMNSGWCQGPSKRVREGYQDIAPRQPRHPQQDYGQMEQFDVNLLSMEQHDAARHMPTPFVSSESSKTRGQEDNFTLNSAARLAYMERQNGVFSQQQNFQRHQSDLQQIKDVDIFSPEDIEGIAFESMDEFLPPPSVQSAPSQDDDNLRTYVLRMLQEL